The window GGCCGAGCAGCTGCGGGCCGATCTCGGTGCCGACACGGCGCGCACGCTGGTGGTCGCCACCGGCGCCGATCCGCAGGCTGCCCTGCGGGCCGCCGAGGCGGCCGGCCAGCGGCTCGATGCGCTGGTGGCGCAGGGCCTGCTGGCCGGCTACGAATCGCCGGCCCGGCTGCTGCCGAGCGTGGCGACCCAGCGCGCACGCCAGGCCGCCTTGCCCGAGGCGGCCGAGTTGCGCGAACGGCTGCTGCAGGCCACCGCCGGCGGGCCGCTGAAACCGGCGCGGCTGGAGCCCTTCATTGCCGAGGTGCAGCAGGCCCGCGGCATGACGCCCGTCGAGCGCGCGGCGCTGGACGGCAACCCTCTGGCGTCGGCGGTCGACGCGCTGATGCTGCCGCGCCGCGACGGCGGCTGGTCGGCCCTGATCGCGCTGCAGCCGGGCCCGACCGAACTGGGCGCCGAGCGCCTGCGTGCCGCCTTGGAGGGGCTGGGCGGGCTCGAGGTGGTCGACATCGGGCTCGAGCTGAACAGCCTTTACGGCAGCTACCTGCAGGAGGCCTTCCTGCAGGCGTTGCTGGGTGCGGCTGCGGTGTTGCTGCTGCTGGCCCTCTCGCTGCGCTCGCTCCCGCGGCTGTTTGCGGTGTGCCTGCCACTCGCGCTGGCGGTGCTGCTCACGCTGGCCGGCCTGGCGCTGCTCGACGTGGCTCTGGGCATCCTGCACCTGGTCGGCCTGCTGCTGGTGGTGGCGGTGGGCTCGAACTACGCGCTGTTCTTCGACCAGATCCAGAACACTCCGGCGCACGATGCCGCGGCCGTGCCGGCGCTGGTCAGCGATGACACGCTGGCCTCGCTGCTGCTGGCCAACCTGACCACGGTGGCGTCGTTCGGGCTGATCGCGCTGTCGGACATCCCGGCGCTGTCGGCGATCGGCCGGGTGGTGGCGCCGGGGGCCCTGCTGGCCCTGTTGCTGGCGGCCGCCTGCTCACGGCCGCTGCGCCTGGAGCGTGCTGCCTGAGCGCGGGTCCGGCGCGGCATTCCGGTCAGCCTGCTGTGGGAAAATTGACGCTTGCAGTAACCCGCCAGCGCCCCGCCACCGCGGCGGCTTTCCCCATGTCCCACGCCTCCTCCTCGAGCGCTGCCTGGCCGATGCCGCCGCTGCTGCGCGCCAGCCTCGGCCTGCATGCGGTGGCGGCCGGCGCGGCGATCGCCTTGCCGGGGGCGGCTCCGTGGGCTTTCGGCAGCGTGCTGGCCAACCACGCGGCGCTCACCGCGGCCGGCCTGTGGCCGCGCAGCCGGCTGCTCGGCCCCAACGTCACGCGGCTGCCCGATGCCAGCGCCGCGCGCGGCGAGATCGCGCTGACCATCGACGACGGCCCGGACCCCGCGGTCACGCCCGCGGTGCTCGACCTGCTGGACCGGCACGGCGCGAAGGCGAGCTTCTTCTGCATCGCAGCGCGTGCCGCGACCCAGCCAGCGCTGACGCGCGAGATCCTTGCGCGTGGCCACTGCGTGCAGAACCACAGCCATGTGCACCGCCACAACTTCGCGATGCTCGGGCCGCGCGGCTACACCGCCGAGCTGGAGAGGGCACAACAGGTGCTGGCCGACATCACCGGGCGCCGCCCGCACTGCTTCCGCGCGCCGGCGGGCCTGCGCAACCCCTTCCTCGACCCAGTGCTGCACCGGCTCGGCCTGCACCTCGTGAGCTGGACCCGGCGCGGCTTCGACACCCGCGAGCGCGCACCGCAGCGTGTGCTCGAGCGGCTGACGCGCGACCTCGCTGCCGGCGATATCCTGCTGCTGCACGACGGCCATGCGGCGACGACGGCGGCCGGCCGGCCGGTGCTGCTGGAGGTGCTGCCGCCACTGCTGGAGCGCTGCCGTGCCGCTGGGCTGCGTGGCGTGACGCTGACGGCCGCACTGCCGCCGCGCCGGACGGCGAGCGACGCATGAAGCCGTTGGCAGTCACCGACCACACGCTCGCCAGTGCGCTGGGCGTCGGCCGCGCGGCCACGCTCGCCGCACTGCGTGACGGCCGCAGTGGCCTGGCGCGCAAGACCTTCGAGACCGCGGCCCTCGACACCTGGATCGGCGAAGTGGAGGGCGTCGACGCGCAGGCGCTGCCGCCGGCGCTGGCCGACTTCGACTGTCGCAACAACCGGCTGGCCTGGCTCGGTCTGCAGGCCGACGGTTTCGCCGCCAGCGTGGCGCGGGCGCGCGCGCGCTTCGGGCCGCGCCGCATCGGCGTGTTCCTCGGCACCAGCACCTCGGGCATCCTGCAGACCGAGCTGGCTTACCGCCGCCGCGATCCAGCGACCGGCGCGCTGCCGGCCGACTTCCGCTACGCGCAGACGCACAACACCTACTCGGTGGTCGACTTCACGCGCCGCGTGCTCGATCTGGAGGGGCCGTCCTGCGCCGTGTCGACCGCCTGCTCCTCGAGTGCCAAGGTGTTCGGCCACGCCGCTCGCCTGATCGAGCTGGGCGTGATCGACGCGGCCGTGGTCGGCGGGGTCGACAGCCTCTGCCTCACCACGCTGTACGGCTTCAACTCGCTGGAGCTGCTGTCGGACGACATCTGCCGGCCCTGGGACGCGCAGCGCCACGGCCTGTCGCTCGGCGAGGCTGCGGCCTTCGCGCTGCTGGAGCGCGATGCTGACACACCGCAGGCCTGGTTGCGCGGCGTCGGCGAGAGCAGCGACGGTTTCCACATGAGCAGCCCGCATCCGCAGGGCGCCGGTGCGGCCGAGGCCATGCAGGCAGCGCTCGCCCAGGCTGGCGTGGCGCCGGGCGAGATCGACTACCTCAACCTGCACGGCACCGCGACGCCCAACAACGACAGTGCCGAGGACCTGGCCGTGTGCACGGTATTCGGCGACCGGCTGCCCTGCAGCTCGACCAAGGGCGCCACCGGGCACACGCTCGGCGCGGCCGGCGGCGTGGAGGCGGCGATCGCGATGCTGGCACTGCAGCACGGCCTGATGCCGGGCGGCCTGAACCGGCGCACGCCCGACGCGGCGTTGCGCAGCCGCTACCTCGACGCCAACGTCGAGGCACGCCTCCGCCTGGTGGCGAGCAATTCCTTCGGCTTCGGCGGGTCCAACGCCTGCCTCGTCTTCGGGGCCGCCGCATGAGCGTTGCGCTGAGCGTGAGCGTGCGCGGCATCGGCTTGCTGGGACCGGGCCTGGCCGATTGGAGCGGAGGGCAGCCACTGCTGCGCGAGCCGTCCTCCTGGGTCTTCCGGCCCACCGTGCTGACCGCGCCGGCCCGGCTGCCGCCGGCCGAGCGCCGCCGCGCCGGCGACGTCGTGAAGCTGTCGATCGCCGTGGCCGACCAGGCCTGCACCGAGGCCGGCGCCGACACCCAGCATCTGGCGACGGTGTTCACCGCATCGAGCGGCGACGCTGCCAACTGCAACGCGCTGTGCGAAGCGCTGGCGACGCCGCAGCGCGCCATCTCGCCCACGCGCTTTACCAACTCGGTGCACAACGCGGTGGCGGGCTACTGGCACATCGCCACCACCAGCCGCGCGCCGTCGACCAGCCTGTGTGCCCACGACGGCAGCTTCGGTGCCGGCTTGCTGGAGGCGATGGCGCAGTGCGTGAGCGCACGCCGCCCGGTGCTGCTGGTGGCGGCCGATGCGCCTTACCCGGAGCCGCTGCACAGCGTGCGGCCGCTGTCGGCCGCCTTCGGCGTGGCCTTGCTGCTCGATGTCGGTCCGGACGACGCACCGATGCTGACGCTGCGCAGCGACGAGACCGAGGCCCCTGCGAGCGACTGCGGCGATGCCGCACTCGATGCGCTGCGCCTCGGCGTGCCGGCCGCTCGCAGCCTGCCGCTGCTGCGCGCGCTGGCCGGCCGTGCGCCGGCTTCGCTGCGCATCGAGGGACTGAAGGGCTTCACGGTCGAGGTCCGGCACCATGCGTAAGTCCTTCCCGGCCGCCGCCCCGGCCACGCTGGATCGCGCCGGCATCGCGCTGCGCATCCCGCACCAGGGGCGAATGTGCCTGCTCGACCGTCTGCTGTCGTGGTCGCCGGAGCAGATCCACTGCGCCGCCGAGAACCACAGCGAACCCGACCATCCGCTGCGCAGCGCGAGCGGCCTGCTGTCGCCGTGTGCGATCGAGTACGCCGCGCAGGCCATGGCCCTGCACGGCGCGTTGCGCGCGCCGCCCGAGGCCGGCCCGCGGCCCGGGTACCTGGCAAGCGTGCGCGACGTGCGGCTGGCAGTGGCGCGGCTGGATGGCGTGGCCGGGCCGCTGCAGGTGCGCGCCGAGCGTCTGGCCGGTGAGGATCGGCAGGTGATGTACCGCTTCGAGCTCAGCGACGGGCACGGTCGACGGTTGGTCGACGGGCGCGCGACCGTGGTGCTCGACACGCCGCTCGCGAGGCAGCCCGCCATGCAGGACCTGCCGTCACCGAGGAGCGAGCCATGAGCCTGGACCACAAGCGTGCGCTCGTCACCGGCGCCAGCGGCGCGCTCGGTGCCGCGATCGCCCGGCGGCTGGCGCGCGACGGTGCGTCGCTGCTGCTGCACGCCAACGCTCGGCCGCAGGCGGTGGAAGCGCTGGCCGAGGCGATCCGCGCCGACGGCGGCCAGGCGCAATGCTGCGTGTTCGACCTGACCGACGCCGACGCCTCGCGTGCGGCCTGCGAGCGCCTGCTCGAGGCCGGGCCGGTGCAGGTGATCGTCAACAACGCCGGCGTGCACGATGACGCGGTGTTCCCCGGCATGCGCGCCGAGCAGTGGCACCGCGTGATCGACGTGTCGCTGCACGGTTTCTTCCACGTGACCCAGCCGCTGCTGCTGCCGATGCTGCGCACCCGCTGGGGCCGGGTGATCAACATCTCCTCGGTCGCGGCGCTGGCCGGCAACCGCGGCCAGGTGAACTACGCGGCGGCCAAGGGCGCGCTCAACAGCGCGACCAAGGCTCTGTCGCTGGAGGTCGCGAGCCGGGGCGTCACCGTCAATGCCATCGCGCCCGGCATCATCGCCTCGCCGATGGCCGATGCCGCCTTCGACGCCGCGACCATCGCGCAGCTGGTGCCGTGCAAGCGTGCCGGCACGCCCGAGGAAGTGGCCGACCTGGCCGGCTTCCTCGCCAGCGCCGCGGCGGGCTACATCACCGGCCAGATCATCTCGATCAACGGCGGCATGCTGTGAGCGTCGGTTGCAGCTGACCGTCGAGTCGCTCTGACACTGCCCGGCGCGCTGCAGATCGAATGCCTTCCCAAGTCGTGCTGGTCAGCAGCACTCACTCAGCAGGCGACCGCTGTCAAGCCTGGAACGGCGGCTGTCGCCGCAGCCGGCGCAGTAGGAGTACGGGCAGGCGCAACAGGAACTCCAGCATCAGCCGCGTGTGCATCCAGGCCAGCAGCAGGTTGTCGCGGCCGTAGCGGAAGTGCGAGACGCCGCCTTCCTCGGGGCGCAGGTACTTCACCGGTGCGTCGCGGTTGATCGGCTTGATGCCGCGCCAGGCGAGGCGCACCACCGCTTCGGTGTCGAAATCGAAGCGGCGCATCCAGGGCTGGCGCGCCATCACCGCGGCGAGCGCGGCGACCGGGTAGACGCGAAAGCCGTACAGCGAGTCGGCCACGCCGGCACCCAGGGTCTCGAGGTTGGTCCAGGCGTTGGAGACACGCCGGCCGCGCACCCGCAACAGCGGCGCGCTGGCATCGAACACCGGGCGGCCGAGGATCATCGCGTCGGGCCGGGCGAGCGAGGCGCGCATGAACTCCGGAATCAGGCCCGCCGGGTGCTGGCCATCGGCGTCCATCGTCAGTGCATGGGTGTAGCCGGCGGCCTGCGCGGCCTGCAGGCCGTGCAGCACCGCCGCGCCCTTGCCCTGGTTGACGGGCAGCAGCAGCACGTGCAGCCCCTCGTCGCCGACGGCCAAGCGCTGAACCTCCGTGCCGCTGCCGTCGGTGCTGCCATCGATCACCACCCACACCGGGTTCCACTGCGCACGCGCCTCGCGCACCGTGTCGCAGAGCTTGCGCCCGGTGTCGAAGCTGGGGATCAGCACCAGGTGCGTGGTCGACGGCGTCATGCGGTGGGCCCGGACGGCTTCACGCCGGCAGCGAAGTAGGCTTCGAGCTGTGCGAGCAGCGCATCGGTGTCCTCCTGCGGCGCGAAGCGCTCGCCCAGCCGGACCGAGAAGCGGATCGGCAGCGGCGGCAACTTCCAGATCGGCCAGCCCTTTCCGAGGTAGGGCGACTCGGTGTCGATGAAGACCGTCTGGATCGGTGCCCCGGCGAGCTTGGCGATCAGCGTCACGCCGGGCCGGAACGGGTTGACCGGATGCCGCGTCGTGCGCGTGCCTTCGGGAAACAGCACCAGTTGGCCGCCGTGCTGCAGGTCCTGCACCGCGAGGCGGATCATGCCGCGCGGCGAGTCGTTGCGGATGTAGCGCGCCAAGCGTGCGCCCGCACCGAGGAAGGGGTTGCGCATCAGTCCGGCCTTCATGATGCAGGCGCTCCTGGGCAGGCGGGCCACCAGCATCAGCGCGTCGAGCAGGCTGGGGTGGTTGGCGACGACGATCAGCCGTGGCTCGTCCTTGAACGCATCAAGAGCGTTCGCATCGAGCTTGATCATGCCGCTGGCCGAAGCCAGCAACCAGTAGAGTCGGTAACCGTAGGCGATGCCGGCGCGACCGACGACCAGGCCGCGATCGCGCGGCAGCAGCGGGTAGAGCAGCAGCGCGGTCAGGTTCCAGATCGTCGACATCACGCCGAGCAGCAGCAGCAGCGCGAGCAGGGCCAGGCTCAGGGGAAGGGCGAACAGGCGCTTCATCGATCGGAGGATACGGTCTCGGACGAGGTCGCGAAGACCCAGCTGAACACGATGCCGAACGAGAGGTTGTCTCGCTGGCGTACCAGCGGGCTGTCGGCGAAGCGTGCGCCGTGCAGCGTGTCGTGGCGGACGAACAGTCCGGCCCAGGTGCGCTCGAAGCGCCGCGACAGCGTCGCGGTGGCCTGGGCCCCTGCATAGCCGCCGGGGCTGCGGTAGGCCGGTCGATCGGCGGTGGCGTCGGCCGTCGGCACGTCGTAGAAGTAAGCGTTGAAGCGGCGGCTGCCGAACACCGGACCGCTCATCAGTCCGAGGTTCCAACCGGAGCTGCCGACGTTCTCGACATCGAGGCCGAGATTCGGCGTGGCGGTCCAGCCGATCCCGCGTGCGCGTGACTCTAGCGTCAGCGCCGCGCGCACGGGCGCTCGCAACTGCAGGGTCCAACCGGTGCCGCGGGCGGCGGTCCAGTTCAGGTTGGGTCCGAACTCGAGCGTCGGCGCGAGATCGCTCATGCCCCGGCGCGCGTCGTTGTCCTCGCTGCGCGTCGGCGCGGTGGCGGCGAGGCTCAGGTCGAAGTCGAGCCGGTCCGACTCGAACAGCACGGCGCGTGCACCGTCCCGGTCGGCCTTGAAGATCTTCCCGCGGTACACGGCGTAGGGCACTGGCAGCAGCCAGTCGTGCGACTGGTTCGCTCCGCGGTAGTGCGGCAGGCGCAGGCCTGCCACACCGAGTCCCAGTTCCCACAGCGGTCTTTGCGCCTGGGCCGCCACCGGCAGCGAGGCGGTGCAGGCCAGCAGCGAGGCGATGCAGGCGTTCCCGGCCAGCCGCCTCACGCGCGCACCTCGCCGGGCGCGAAGGCGTGGGCTTCGATCTCGACCAGCAGTTCGCGGCGGCACACGTCGCCCTGCAGCAGCACGGCGTCCCGCAGCGCCACGGCGTCGGCGCCGAGCGCGTCGCCGAGCAGCGACCGCACCTGTGCGGCGTCGCTCGCGTGGCGCACGTACACAGTCAGCGAGAGCTGATCGAGCTCGAAGCGCGCGCTGCTGCGCTGGCGCGCGGCGCCGAGCACCGCCTCCAGGTTGGTGAGGGTCTCACGCGTCTGCGCGGCCACGTCGCCCGCGTGCAGGCTGGCGTGGCCGACGATGCTGGCCGTGCCGGAGATCAGCAGCGCCACCTGGCCCGCGCCGGCGTCGAACACCGCCGCACGCGAGAAGCTCGGGCTGCGCGGGCCGTACTCGCTCGGGTAGTGGTAGGCCGACACCTGGCGCGGGTTCTCGACTTGCAGCGGCTGCGTGCGGCCGGCCAGGAAGTGCACGCAGAACGGGCCGCCTTGCGTGCCCAGCGCGCAGGCCGCCGGCGCGCCCTCGAAGGCAGGGCGCTGCGCATCGAAGAACGCCTGCTGGCGCCCCAGGTTGAACTGGCGGTAGCGCTCCAGGCCGTCGCCGTCGCCGTTGATGTCGGGCAGGTAGTTCCACAGCCGCAGCAGGTGCTCGCAGCCGGTATGGGCCAGCGTGGCGAACACGTCCTGGTAGGCGCGCTGTGCGAGGGCCTGCATGCCAGCACCGGCTTCGAGCGTTTCGTCGAGTTGCAGTGAGCCGAACAGCCAGTGGCCGTCGTGCTGCCAGTGGACGCGGCCGCAGCGGCCGGTGTCGACCAACGGTGCCGGGCTGCACCAGGCGTCGACGCGTGGACCGGCGGCGCCCAGCGTGCGGGCAGCCACCGCGGCCAGGCCGGGTGCGGCGGCCATGCCGTAGCCGAGTGCGCCCAGCGGCGGCGTCGCGCCGGCGGCGAGCGCCGACCACTGCGACGGCGTGAGGCGTTGGACGCTCAGATGGGGCGAGGGAAGGGCAGCCGGCACCGTCACTGCGCCTCGAGGATGTTCTCGCCGCGCAGCGGGCCCATGTCCTGGATGTTGCGACGATGCCGCCGCCAGCCGCCGATGGTGCGGCGCAGGCTGCGCAGCGAGATGAGGTAGTAGATGCCCTTCATGGCCCACAGCGACGGCCAGATCGGCGTCTTGCCGTAGATGTCGCCGGCCAGCAGCGACAGCAGCGCTTCTTTCACGCGCAGTGGGTTCGCCGGGTACATGAACATCTCGCGGATGGTCGGGTTGGTGACACGGAAGATGAACCACGAGTACTCGCGCGGGCCCTTGCGCATCGTCGCCTCGAAGCGGCGGCGGGCTGCGGCGGCCTCGCCGGGGCGGTCCAGGCAGGTCGCCACCACCTCGGCGCCGTCGAAGGCGCTGTGCATCGCAAGGTAGACCCCGGACGAGAACATCGGGTCGATGAAGGTGAAGGCATCGCCGAGCAGCAGGTAGCGTTCGCCGCTGCAGTGGGTGGCGCAGTACGAGAAGTTGCCGGTCGCGTGCACGTCGCCGCCCACCAGCGTGGCGTCCTTCAGGCGGTCGGCCAGTTCGGGGCACAACGCGATCGTGTCGTCGAAGAAATCCTTCAACGGCTTGTCGCGCTGCTTCAGGTAGTAGGGCCAGCACACGGCGCCGACGCTGGTGGTTCCGTCGGCCAGCGGGATGAACCAGAACCAGCCGTGGGCGAACCACATGATGCTGATGTTGCCTTCCTTCACACCCGGCAGCCGACGCGCGCCGGTGTAGTGGCCGAACAGCGCCGAGCTGTTGTGCGCCGGGTTCTTTTCCTTGCAGCGCAGCTTGTTCGCGATGAAGGTGTCGCGCCCGGAGGCGTCGACCACGAAGCGGGCGCGCCAGCGGCGCGCGGCGCCGTCGTCCAGCGTGGCCTGCACGGTGGCGCCGTCGGCGTCGAAGCTCACGTCGCGCACGCGGCAGCCTTCCAGGGACCTGGCGCCGGACGCCGCCGCATGGCGGAACAGCAGTTCATCCAGCTTGGAGCGGCGCACCTGCCAGGCATAGGGCTGGCGCTTGTCCCATTGGTCGGCGAACTCGAGGTAACTGCGGTGCTCGTGCTCGGGCGACACGAACTCGATGCCCCACTTGGGCATGCCGATCTTCTCGACCTGGTCGCGCACGCCGAGCCGCTCGAACAGCGCGACGTTGGCTGGCAGCAGCGACTCGCCGATGTGAAAGCGCGGGTGGTGGGCCTTCTCCAGCAGCACGACGTTGCGGCCCTGCTTCGCCAGCAGGGCCGCGACGGTGGAGCCGGCCGGGCCGCCGCCGATCACCAGGACGTCGCAGGAGGAGGGCGCCGTGTCGGAGGAGGATGCAGCGGAATTCATGGGTTCAGTTCCGGGCCGGCTTGCGGGCCGTGTACTCGGAGAAGATGCCGAGCTCGACATGGCGCTGCACCTGCTCGAAGCCCGCGGCCCGAAGCGCCTCCATCACCGAGTCCGGCGAGATGCAGGCTTCGATGGTGTCCCAGTAGTAGCGCCACAGCTCGGCGGTGTCGCTGCGGCGCCCGACGGCGCGGGCGATCAACGGCACCACCGCACGCATGTAGCCGCGCAGCAGCGAGGTGGGGATGCGCCCGACCGGGCGCGTGATCTCGAGCAGCAGCAGCCGTCCGCCGGGCCGCAGGGCGCGGTGGAACTCGGAGAACGCGGCCGACACGTCGGCGATGTGCCGCAGCGCGTAGCCGAGGCTGAGGAAATCGGCGCTGGCATCGTCGCAGGGCAGGGCCTCCGCGCGGCCCTGCCGCAACTCGACGCCGGGCAGATGCACTTCGCCCATCATGCCGGGGCTGGGATCGACGCCGACCAGCCGGCCGCCCGGACCGATCAGGCGCAGCGCCTCGCGCGCGACCATGCCGGTCCCGATGCCGACGTCCAGCACCTGCGCGCCGGTGGCGAGCCCGGCCCGCTCCAGCGCGCGCCGTCGGTACCAGGGGCCGGAGCCCAGGGCCAGGATGCGCTCGATGCGCTCGTAGTCCGGTGCGGTGTCGTCGAAAATGCGGCGCAGGAAGCGCTGGTGATCGGCTTCGTCTCCATAGTAGGCGCTGAGCGGCGCGTGCGGGGCCAGGGCCTCGCGGGACGGCGGGGTGGAGGGCGGGCCGGGTTGCATCGATCGATTATGGCAAGCCGCTGGAGCCGCCCCTCCCGCATGACCGAGCGCGGGCAGGGGGCCGCCGGGGCGGCGACA is drawn from Methylibium petroleiphilum PM1 and contains these coding sequences:
- a CDS encoding polysaccharide deacetylase family protein, yielding MSHASSSSAAWPMPPLLRASLGLHAVAAGAAIALPGAAPWAFGSVLANHAALTAAGLWPRSRLLGPNVTRLPDASAARGEIALTIDDGPDPAVTPAVLDLLDRHGAKASFFCIAARAATQPALTREILARGHCVQNHSHVHRHNFAMLGPRGYTAELERAQQVLADITGRRPHCFRAPAGLRNPFLDPVLHRLGLHLVSWTRRGFDTRERAPQRVLERLTRDLAAGDILLLHDGHAATTAAGRPVLLEVLPPLLERCRAAGLRGVTLTAALPPRRTASDA
- a CDS encoding beta-ketoacyl-[acyl-carrier-protein] synthase family protein, translated to MKPLAVTDHTLASALGVGRAATLAALRDGRSGLARKTFETAALDTWIGEVEGVDAQALPPALADFDCRNNRLAWLGLQADGFAASVARARARFGPRRIGVFLGTSTSGILQTELAYRRRDPATGALPADFRYAQTHNTYSVVDFTRRVLDLEGPSCAVSTACSSSAKVFGHAARLIELGVIDAAVVGGVDSLCLTTLYGFNSLELLSDDICRPWDAQRHGLSLGEAAAFALLERDADTPQAWLRGVGESSDGFHMSSPHPQGAGAAEAMQAALAQAGVAPGEIDYLNLHGTATPNNDSAEDLAVCTVFGDRLPCSSTKGATGHTLGAAGGVEAAIAMLALQHGLMPGGLNRRTPDAALRSRYLDANVEARLRLVASNSFGFGGSNACLVFGAAA
- a CDS encoding beta-ketoacyl synthase chain length factor encodes the protein MSVALSVSVRGIGLLGPGLADWSGGQPLLREPSSWVFRPTVLTAPARLPPAERRRAGDVVKLSIAVADQACTEAGADTQHLATVFTASSGDAANCNALCEALATPQRAISPTRFTNSVHNAVAGYWHIATTSRAPSTSLCAHDGSFGAGLLEAMAQCVSARRPVLLVAADAPYPEPLHSVRPLSAAFGVALLLDVGPDDAPMLTLRSDETEAPASDCGDAALDALRLGVPAARSLPLLRALAGRAPASLRIEGLKGFTVEVRHHA
- a CDS encoding 3-hydroxyacyl-ACP dehydratase: MRKSFPAAAPATLDRAGIALRIPHQGRMCLLDRLLSWSPEQIHCAAENHSEPDHPLRSASGLLSPCAIEYAAQAMALHGALRAPPEAGPRPGYLASVRDVRLAVARLDGVAGPLQVRAERLAGEDRQVMYRFELSDGHGRRLVDGRATVVLDTPLARQPAMQDLPSPRSEP
- the fabG gene encoding 3-oxoacyl-ACP reductase FabG, whose protein sequence is MSLDHKRALVTGASGALGAAIARRLARDGASLLLHANARPQAVEALAEAIRADGGQAQCCVFDLTDADASRAACERLLEAGPVQVIVNNAGVHDDAVFPGMRAEQWHRVIDVSLHGFFHVTQPLLLPMLRTRWGRVINISSVAALAGNRGQVNYAAAKGALNSATKALSLEVASRGVTVNAIAPGIIASPMADAAFDAATIAQLVPCKRAGTPEEVADLAGFLASAAAGYITGQIISINGGML
- a CDS encoding glycosyltransferase family 2 protein, whose translation is MTPSTTHLVLIPSFDTGRKLCDTVREARAQWNPVWVVIDGSTDGSGTEVQRLAVGDEGLHVLLLPVNQGKGAAVLHGLQAAQAAGYTHALTMDADGQHPAGLIPEFMRASLARPDAMILGRPVFDASAPLLRVRGRRVSNAWTNLETLGAGVADSLYGFRVYPVAALAAVMARQPWMRRFDFDTEAVVRLAWRGIKPINRDAPVKYLRPEEGGVSHFRYGRDNLLLAWMHTRLMLEFLLRLPVLLLRRLRRQPPFQA
- a CDS encoding lysophospholipid acyltransferase family protein, giving the protein MKRLFALPLSLALLALLLLLGVMSTIWNLTALLLYPLLPRDRGLVVGRAGIAYGYRLYWLLASASGMIKLDANALDAFKDEPRLIVVANHPSLLDALMLVARLPRSACIMKAGLMRNPFLGAGARLARYIRNDSPRGMIRLAVQDLQHGGQLVLFPEGTRTTRHPVNPFRPGVTLIAKLAGAPIQTVFIDTESPYLGKGWPIWKLPPLPIRFSVRLGERFAPQEDTDALLAQLEAYFAAGVKPSGPTA
- a CDS encoding MipA/OmpV family protein, with the translated sequence MRRLAGNACIASLLACTASLPVAAQAQRPLWELGLGVAGLRLPHYRGANQSHDWLLPVPYAVYRGKIFKADRDGARAVLFESDRLDFDLSLAATAPTRSEDNDARRGMSDLAPTLEFGPNLNWTAARGTGWTLQLRAPVRAALTLESRARGIGWTATPNLGLDVENVGSSGWNLGLMSGPVFGSRRFNAYFYDVPTADATADRPAYRSPGGYAGAQATATLSRRFERTWAGLFVRHDTLHGARFADSPLVRQRDNLSFGIVFSWVFATSSETVSSDR
- a CDS encoding chorismate transformation enzyme, FkbO/Hyg5 family gives rise to the protein MPAALPSPHLSVQRLTPSQWSALAAGATPPLGALGYGMAAAPGLAAVAARTLGAAGPRVDAWCSPAPLVDTGRCGRVHWQHDGHWLFGSLQLDETLEAGAGMQALAQRAYQDVFATLAHTGCEHLLRLWNYLPDINGDGDGLERYRQFNLGRQQAFFDAQRPAFEGAPAACALGTQGGPFCVHFLAGRTQPLQVENPRQVSAYHYPSEYGPRSPSFSRAAVFDAGAGQVALLISGTASIVGHASLHAGDVAAQTRETLTNLEAVLGAARQRSSARFELDQLSLTVYVRHASDAAQVRSLLGDALGADAVALRDAVLLQGDVCRRELLVEIEAHAFAPGEVRA
- a CDS encoding NAD(P)/FAD-dependent oxidoreductase, whose protein sequence is MNSAASSSDTAPSSCDVLVIGGGPAGSTVAALLAKQGRNVVLLEKAHHPRFHIGESLLPANVALFERLGVRDQVEKIGMPKWGIEFVSPEHEHRSYLEFADQWDKRQPYAWQVRRSKLDELLFRHAAASGARSLEGCRVRDVSFDADGATVQATLDDGAARRWRARFVVDASGRDTFIANKLRCKEKNPAHNSSALFGHYTGARRLPGVKEGNISIMWFAHGWFWFIPLADGTTSVGAVCWPYYLKQRDKPLKDFFDDTIALCPELADRLKDATLVGGDVHATGNFSYCATHCSGERYLLLGDAFTFIDPMFSSGVYLAMHSAFDGAEVVATCLDRPGEAAAARRRFEATMRKGPREYSWFIFRVTNPTIREMFMYPANPLRVKEALLSLLAGDIYGKTPIWPSLWAMKGIYYLISLRSLRRTIGGWRRHRRNIQDMGPLRGENILEAQ
- a CDS encoding class I SAM-dependent methyltransferase, coding for MQPGPPSTPPSREALAPHAPLSAYYGDEADHQRFLRRIFDDTAPDYERIERILALGSGPWYRRRALERAGLATGAQVLDVGIGTGMVAREALRLIGPGGRLVGVDPSPGMMGEVHLPGVELRQGRAEALPCDDASADFLSLGYALRHIADVSAAFSEFHRALRPGGRLLLLEITRPVGRIPTSLLRGYMRAVVPLIARAVGRRSDTAELWRYYWDTIEACISPDSVMEALRAAGFEQVQRHVELGIFSEYTARKPARN